The Brassica oleracea var. oleracea cultivar TO1000 chromosome C6, BOL, whole genome shotgun sequence genomic interval GTGACATTCACTACATCGAGATGCGCAGGTTGAACTAAAAAACTTGTCCTTTGTTAACATGATCTTTACCCAAAATATCTAATCTTAGTTACTTATCATCATCACAGTGAAACGCAAGAAACTCAGCTTGCTTATGTTACCTTCAAGGATCCACAAGGAGCAGAAACTGCTATGCTCTTAACGGTATTTTCTTTATGTGTTTATTTTCTTTCTGTGAGCATATTGTGGGAATGTAAAGATATTTACATTACTTTCCTTCAGGGAGCTGTCATTGCTGATCATCGTGTTAGTATTACTCCTGCTGTGAACTACGACCTACCACCAGAAGCCCTTGCACTTGACTCGGTAAATCCCAAAAAGATACTCCCTCCATTTCAAATTAATTTTCGTTCTAGAGTTTAAAATTTGTTTCATTTTAATTGTCGTTTTTGTTTTCACTATATTAATTACTAGTTTTTCTATTTTTATAAGATGAAATCTAATTATTTTTTTAATACGACAAATAAAATGAACGTAACTCTTTGCTTTTAATGTTTCACTTTCAGTTTTCATGTTTGTCTCCTCTGTTTGCAGCAGGAATATTCATTTAATGGCTTCACTGTCAAGAAAGCTGAACAAGTGGTAAGCACCATGATGGAAAGAGGCTACGCTGTCGGCAAAGACGCTATGGAGAGAGCCAAAGCCTTTGACGACAGACACAACCTAGTCTCAAACGCTTCAGCAACCATTGCCTCCCTCGACAACAAGATGGGTTTGAGCGAGAAGCTAAGCATAGGAACTACCGTGGTGAACGAGAAGCTGAGAGAGGTTGACGAGCGGTATCAAGTGAGGGAGATCACAAAATCCGCTTTAGCAGCTGCTGAGGAGAGAGCGATTAGCGCAGGAACGGCTTTGATGGCGAATCCTTATGTCTCAAGCGGAGCTTCGTGGCTATCAAACGCCTTTGGTGCAGTGACAAAGGCGGTTAGGGCTGAGGATGGAGGAGAGGGAAGAAAGGAGATTGTCCAACTTGATGACACGTCACCTAAAGCTCCTGCTGTTGTTCCTGTTAACTCAGTGGACACAGACTTCACCAAACCAAGTTTCTAAAGATTGTCTTAAACTCCAATTCTTTGATACATTTGCTGTGCATATACATGCTTACATATTCATTGGTCTTTCTTTTATTGCACAACATAAACATAACATAAAACCTTTAAAATGTATTTTGTTGTTACATTCAGACATCATTTTGTCATTTTTCAAGAACTGAGTTGAAGAAACCTCCTAGCCATTGGATGTGTAGCTTGAGAAAGCTCATCAGGTTTAAGAACTTCAACAATCTCACCATCAACAACAAGACAGACGATATCCGCAACTCGCTGGATCTGCTTGATACTGTGAGAGACGATCACAGTCGTAATCCCTCTCTGCTTCTTTAGTTTCACTATAACATCCTCGATGTTCTCTGTCGATATGGGATCCAAAGCGCTTGTTGGCTCATCGAGAAGCAACACCTCAGGCTCGTTGGCTAGAGTCCTTGCAAGCGCTACACGTTGCGCTTGACCAACGGATAACTCGGAACCAGTCTTCTTGGCTAAAGAAGCATCAAGATCAGCAAAACTCAGCAGCTTGTAAACATCTTGGTCACTTAGCTTCTCCCCTCTCAAGTTCGGACCATATCTCACATTATCAGCAACGGTCCCTGTGAAACCAAACCAATCATAAAAAAATAACCCATGGTTTTGAAAATCGGTTTAGGCTGCAAATCAATCCTACTGACTTTTATGACTCGTAAACCATTTTAAATCGGTTTAAATCAATCTGAATTAATATAAATACTAATGTTATCACACATACTATAAATTTTTAACTCTTAATTTGTTTTATTTTGTATATCTAATTTTGATAATTCATCAAAATAATTTTGTAGTTAACCTAAAATACTAAAATATCTTGAATAAAATTAAAAAAAATATATATATAATAAATCAATAATTTGTTAATGCATACAAGCATAAATCCTGAATAATCAAAACTAATACTCTACAAAACACCTCTAGTTTCTATTTCTTGAACATTGGTAATAACAGTTACAGCAACAGTCCCTGTGAAACCAAACCAATCATATCAAAAACCAGACATTGGTTCCAAACTCCAACTATAATAACCTTCAAAGGATCTAAACTCCGACTTGTTCACACCATTAAAGCAGACAACTTTTCTAGATTTCAGTGGCGATTGAAGAAGACAGGAGACAACTTTTACCTTCAAAGAGA includes:
- the LOC106301017 gene encoding binding partner of ACD11 1 isoform X1 — its product is MSAAFIPMDQSQNNILMDSQPTTSPVKTVKISNVSLNVSKKDLNEFFSFSGDIHYIEMRSETQETQLAYVTFKDPQGAETAMLLTGAVIADHRVSITPAVNYDLPPEALALDSQEYSFNGFTVKKAEQVVSTMMERGYAVGKDAMERAKAFDDRHNLVSNASATIASLDNKMGLSEKLSIGTTVVNEKLREVDERYQVREITKSALAAAEERAISAGTALMANPYVSSGASWLSNAFGAVTKAVRAEDGGEGRKEIVQLDDTSPKAPAVVPVNSVDTDFTKPSF
- the LOC106301018 gene encoding ABC transporter I family member 17, with amino-acid sequence MPLLLSAESDGALREHLLDVEALSGQEPKIRVRNLTRVSDDGSLILKGVSMDIPKGMIVGVIGPSGSGKSTFLRSLNRLWEPPATTVFLDGVDITSIDVITLRRRVGMLFQLPVLFEGTVADNVRYGPNLRGEKLSDQDVYKLLSFADLDASLAKKTGSELSVGQAQRVALARTLANEPEVLLLDEPTSALDPISTENIEDVIVKLKKQRGITTVIVSHSIKQIQRVADIVCLVVDGEIVEVLKPDELSQATHPMARRFLQLSS
- the LOC106301017 gene encoding binding partner of ACD11 1 isoform X2, whose translation is MSAAFIPMDQSQNNILMDSQPTTSPVKTVKISNVSLNVSKKDLNEFFSFSGDIHYIEMRSETQETQLAYVTFKDPQGAETAMLLTGAVIADHRVSITPAVNYDLPPEALALDSEYSFNGFTVKKAEQVVSTMMERGYAVGKDAMERAKAFDDRHNLVSNASATIASLDNKMGLSEKLSIGTTVVNEKLREVDERYQVREITKSALAAAEERAISAGTALMANPYVSSGASWLSNAFGAVTKAVRAEDGGEGRKEIVQLDDTSPKAPAVVPVNSVDTDFTKPSF